A single region of the Impatiens glandulifera unplaced genomic scaffold, dImpGla2.1, whole genome shotgun sequence genome encodes:
- the LOC124917240 gene encoding nuclear transport factor 2-like isoform X2 has protein sequence MATQAAAALPSAQVVGNAFVDQYYHILHQSPELVFNFYQEASILSRPDVNGVMTTVTNLQAINEKIISLNCNNYRAEINNADAQDSYNNGVFVQVTGSLTGKDNVSRKFAQSFFLAPQEKGYFVLNDIFRYVEDDEQIETYPMPVSSMDDNAIKVPLTPNQDPIPVEDHPGVEPDGLVNDDRISEAEVYDPSDHDDAGSVIEEEPQTHLSQNESDLAIDSDLSAAQEEKKSYASIVKVSRVTKNVTPARVATNKVYSVPSNTTKESPTPVKPSPAKPSPVPEATVPTIDNAGNSNNVQEEGVEVEGHSIYVRNLPLNATLFMLEEEFKRFGLIKHDGIQVRSNKASPLPIGNRQAVVEEKKTTTRVSSGGRGKYNNSGRAGFRNDGFRGRGAYGGGRGYGGRGDFRNQGEFSGRSRGGPAGRNVEAYQRVERVSNGTGGGQNGVNRNASAAAAVSG, from the exons ATGGCAACACAAGCTGCTGCTGCTCTTCCGAGTGCCCAAGTCGTTGGAAATGCCTTTGTCGATCAGTACTATCATATTCTTCACCAATCTCCGgaacttgtttttaatttttatcaagaGGCGAGTATTTTGAGTAGGCCAGATGTAAATGGTGTGATGACTACAGTAACAAACCTTCAA GCCATTAATGAGAAGATCATTTCCTTGAACTGTAACAACTATAGGGCAGAGATAAACAATGCTGATGCTCAAGATTCCTACAACAATGGTGTGTTTGTTCAGGTTACAGGTTCCTTGACGGGAAAGGATAATGTTAGTAGGAAATTTGCCCAGAGTTTCTTCCTCGCTCCACAGGAGAAAGGCTATTTTGTTCTTAATGATATCTTTAGGTATGTTGAGGATGATGAACAGATCGAAACTTATCCTATGCCTGTTAGCAGTATGGATGACAATGCTATCAAAGTTCCTTTGACCCCAAATCaag ACCCCATTCCTGTGGAAGACCATCCAGGTGTAGAACCTGATGGACTTGTGAATGATGATAGAATTAGTGAGGCAGAGGTTTATGATCCTTCTGATCATGATGATGCTGGATCTGTTATTGAAGAGGAACCTCAAACACATTTAAGTCAGAATGAAAGTGATTTAGCAATTGATTCAGACCTCTCTGCAGCTCAAGAAGAGAAAAAGTCATATGCATCAATT GTTAAGGTATCGAGAGTTACTAAAAATGTGACCCCAGCTCGTGTTGCAACAAATAAAGTGTATTCGGTTCCTTCAAATACTACTAAGGAATCACCTACTCCTGTAAAACCTTCTCCCGCGAAACCTTCTCCTGTACCAGAAGCGACGGTGCCCACAATTGACAACGCTGGCAACAGCAATAATGTCCAAGAAGAAG GTGTTGAAGTTGAAGGGCACTCCATATACGTAAGGAATTTACCTCTAAATGCGACTCTCTTCATGCTTGAGGAGGAGTTCAAAAGGTTTGGTCTAATTAAGCATGATGGTATTCAAGTCAGAAGCAACAAG GCATCGCCTCTGCCAATTGGGAACCGTCAAGCAGTTGTCGAGGAAAAGAAAACCACAACACGAG TCAGTAGCGGGGGAAGAGGAAAGTACAATAATTCTGGGAGAGCTGGATTTAGAAACGATGGTTTTAGAGGTCGTGGTGCTTATGGTGGAGGCAGGGGATATGGAGGTCGTGGTGATTTTCGAAACCAAGGAGAGTTTTCGGGTCGATCTAGGGGCGGTCCTGCAGGAAGAAACGTAGAAGCTTATCAACGAGTTGAGCGAGTCTCGAATGGAACTGGTGGTGGACAGAATGGGGTGAATAGGAATgcttctgctgctgctgctgtttCTGGGTGA
- the LOC124917240 gene encoding nuclear transport factor 2-like isoform X1 yields MATQAAAALPSAQVVGNAFVDQYYHILHQSPELVFNFYQEASILSRPDVNGVMTTVTNLQAINEKIISLNCNNYRAEINNADAQDSYNNGVFVQVTGSLTGKDNVSRKFAQSFFLAPQEKGYFVLNDIFRYVEDDEQIETYPMPVSSMDDNAIKVPLTPNQDPIPVEDHPGVEPDGLVNDDRISEAEVYDPSDHDDAGSVIEEEPQTHLSQNESDLAIDSDLSAAQEEKKSYASIVKVSRVTKNVTPARVATNKVYSVPSNTTKESPTPVKPSPAKPSPVPEATVPTIDNAGNSNNVQEEGVEVEGHSIYVRNLPLNATLFMLEEEFKRFGLIKHDGIQVRSNKLQGFCFGFVEFESMVSMKNAIDASPLPIGNRQAVVEEKKTTTRVSSGGRGKYNNSGRAGFRNDGFRGRGAYGGGRGYGGRGDFRNQGEFSGRSRGGPAGRNVEAYQRVERVSNGTGGGQNGVNRNASAAAAVSG; encoded by the exons ATGGCAACACAAGCTGCTGCTGCTCTTCCGAGTGCCCAAGTCGTTGGAAATGCCTTTGTCGATCAGTACTATCATATTCTTCACCAATCTCCGgaacttgtttttaatttttatcaagaGGCGAGTATTTTGAGTAGGCCAGATGTAAATGGTGTGATGACTACAGTAACAAACCTTCAA GCCATTAATGAGAAGATCATTTCCTTGAACTGTAACAACTATAGGGCAGAGATAAACAATGCTGATGCTCAAGATTCCTACAACAATGGTGTGTTTGTTCAGGTTACAGGTTCCTTGACGGGAAAGGATAATGTTAGTAGGAAATTTGCCCAGAGTTTCTTCCTCGCTCCACAGGAGAAAGGCTATTTTGTTCTTAATGATATCTTTAGGTATGTTGAGGATGATGAACAGATCGAAACTTATCCTATGCCTGTTAGCAGTATGGATGACAATGCTATCAAAGTTCCTTTGACCCCAAATCaag ACCCCATTCCTGTGGAAGACCATCCAGGTGTAGAACCTGATGGACTTGTGAATGATGATAGAATTAGTGAGGCAGAGGTTTATGATCCTTCTGATCATGATGATGCTGGATCTGTTATTGAAGAGGAACCTCAAACACATTTAAGTCAGAATGAAAGTGATTTAGCAATTGATTCAGACCTCTCTGCAGCTCAAGAAGAGAAAAAGTCATATGCATCAATT GTTAAGGTATCGAGAGTTACTAAAAATGTGACCCCAGCTCGTGTTGCAACAAATAAAGTGTATTCGGTTCCTTCAAATACTACTAAGGAATCACCTACTCCTGTAAAACCTTCTCCCGCGAAACCTTCTCCTGTACCAGAAGCGACGGTGCCCACAATTGACAACGCTGGCAACAGCAATAATGTCCAAGAAGAAG GTGTTGAAGTTGAAGGGCACTCCATATACGTAAGGAATTTACCTCTAAATGCGACTCTCTTCATGCTTGAGGAGGAGTTCAAAAGGTTTGGTCTAATTAAGCATGATGGTATTCAAGTCAGAAGCAACAAG CTTCAAGGATTCTGCTTTGGCTTTGTTGAATTTGAATCAATGGTTTCTATGAAAAATGCAATCGAC GCATCGCCTCTGCCAATTGGGAACCGTCAAGCAGTTGTCGAGGAAAAGAAAACCACAACACGAG TCAGTAGCGGGGGAAGAGGAAAGTACAATAATTCTGGGAGAGCTGGATTTAGAAACGATGGTTTTAGAGGTCGTGGTGCTTATGGTGGAGGCAGGGGATATGGAGGTCGTGGTGATTTTCGAAACCAAGGAGAGTTTTCGGGTCGATCTAGGGGCGGTCCTGCAGGAAGAAACGTAGAAGCTTATCAACGAGTTGAGCGAGTCTCGAATGGAACTGGTGGTGGACAGAATGGGGTGAATAGGAATgcttctgctgctgctgctgtttCTGGGTGA